A window from Malania oleifera isolate guangnan ecotype guangnan chromosome 7, ASM2987363v1, whole genome shotgun sequence encodes these proteins:
- the LOC131160002 gene encoding autophagy-related protein 13a isoform X3 — protein sequence MDLHTNAQPESARMEQIVSQFFLKSLHIILNSRIPSLRPHNHSDELSSASRVRRSDKWFSLVLGDRPAALDNLNFWHRYLMDPMIIDIIVVQRGLDSSAAGASVETVIERWVVQYESLPTVAAQAGEISSTSYKKTYKKSIILLRSLYSTMRLLPVSRIFQQLGSSTQTYDFDIIYKVSSFSNPFRREDEECMKRYSFAPVDAFPGRLCVSVVYRPTLSDFNLRPSTSSPPHIITDYVGSSATDPMRAFPSSEKGFHATSFPLRRTQLPSSASFQRPHSWTSGLHKAAPFMQNQPLSVSPPASHTYSVPFDLPTPSHDVCGRNKIQDYRPPANQKATSFDEYQLSPPFSLSPSPSPPSYLLRANHVHTHLRSETAPVTIPLPATGRGPKYPSPYSSDPSRHYLPPLSPKSTKHDHSPQESPSGYRSLRKAESPRTGEIFSGMTNHYAGQKVSKDSKDDSGPFSGLLSSSGSPHIGCSRSSSRLSFEDDLDDCDFSCPFVVDDVDASDCQAGFSSIFWCPV from the exons ATGGATTTGCATACCAATGCTCAGCCTGAATCTGCACGAATGGAACAAATCGTTTCCCAGTTTTTTTTAAAGAGTTTGCACATTATTCTGAACTCAAGGATTCCTTCTCTGAGACCACATAATCATAGTGATGAACTATCATCAGCATCACGAGTGAGAAGGAGTGACAAATGGTTCAGCTTAGTACTAGGAGACCGCCCTGCGGCCTTAGATAATCTGAATTTCTGGCACAGATATTTAATGGATCCAATGATAATTGACATCATCGTTGTTCAAAGAGGACTAGATTCTTCAGCTGCCGGGGCATCTGTTGAGACGGTCATAGAGAGGTGGGTTGTCCAATATGAATCTCTTCCGACAGTGGCTGCTCAAGCTGGTGAAATTTCTTCTACATCTTACAAGAAGACGTACAAAAAGTCAATCATACTTCTACGTTCCCTATATTCAACAATGAGGCTTCTCCCGGTGTCTCGGATATTTCAGCAGCTGGGTTCATCAACTCAGACCTATGATTTTGATATTATCTACAAGGTTTCTTCATTTAGTAATCCATTTAGAAGGGAAGATGAGGAATGCATGAAGCGATACAGTTTTGCCCCTGTGGATGCTTTTCCTGGCCGCCTTTGTGTCTCTGTGGTATATCGTCCAACACTGTCGGATTTCAATCTCAGGCCTTCAACTTCATCGCCACCACACATAATTACAGATTATGTTGGCAGCTCTGCCACCGATCCTATGAGGGCGTTTCCCTCTTCTGAGAAGGGCTTCCATGCTACCTCCTTCCCACTGAGAAGAACTCAGTTACCTTCTTCTGCATCCTTTCAACGCCCGCACAGCTGGACAAGTGGCCTCCACAAAGCAGCTCCTTTTATGCAGAATCAACCCCTCAGTGTCTCTCCGCCTGCATCCCACACGTATTCTGTACCATTTGATTTACCTACTCCATCCCATGATGTTTGTGGTAGGAATAAGATTCAAGATTATAGACCTCCGGCTAATCAAAAGGCTACTAGTTTTGATGAGTATCAGCTTTCACCTCCTTTCTCGCTATCTCCATCACCATCTCCTCCATCTTACCTTCTCCGTGCTAATCATGTGCATACTCATTTACGCTCGGAGACTGCTCCTGTAACTATTCCTCTTCCAGCAACGGGCAGAGGCCCCAAATACCCTTCTCCCTATTCTTCTGACCCAAGTAGGCATTATCTCCCCCCTTTGTCCCCCAAAAGCACAAAGCATGACCATTCACCACAGGAGTCTCCATCTGGATATCGGTCGTTGAGGAAAGCAGAATCACCAAGGACTGGAGAAATATTTTCTGGGATGACAAATCATTATGCTGGTCAGAAG GTGTCCAAGGACAGCAAAGATGATTCAGGGCCATTCTCAGGGTTGCTATCTTCTAGTGGCTCCCCACATATTGGATGTTCAAGAAGCTCTAGTAGATTATCGTTTGAGGATGACTTGGATGACTGTGACTTCTCATGTCCTTTTGTTGTTGATGATGTTGATGCATCAGATTGCCAAGCTGG
- the LOC131160002 gene encoding autophagy-related protein 13a isoform X2 — translation MDLHTNAQPESARMEQIVSQFFLKSLHIILNSRIPSLRPHNHSDELSSASRVRRSDKWFSLVLGDRPAALDNLNFWHRYLMDPMIIDIIVVQRGLDSSAAGASVETVIERWVVQYESLPTVAAQAGEISSTSYKKTYKKSIILLRSLYSTMRLLPVSRIFQQLGSSTQTYDFDIIYKVSSFSNPFRREDEECMKRYSFAPVDAFPGRLCVSVVYRPTLSDFNLRPSTSSPPHIITDYVGSSATDPMRAFPSSEKGFHATSFPLRRTQLPSSASFQRPHSWTSGLHKAAPFMQNQPLSVSPPASHTYSVPFDLPTPSHDVCGRNKIQDYRPPANQKATSFDEYQLSPPFSLSPSPSPPSYLLRANHVHTHLRSETAPVTIPLPATGRGPKYPSPYSSDPSRHYLPPLSPKSTKHDHSPQESPSGYRSLRKAESPRTGEIFSGMTNHYAGQKFHTILLHRCPRTAKMIQGHSQGCYLLVAPHILDVQEALVDYRLRMTWMTVTSHVLLLLMMLMHQIAKLVFLQFFGVQSES, via the exons ATGGATTTGCATACCAATGCTCAGCCTGAATCTGCACGAATGGAACAAATCGTTTCCCAGTTTTTTTTAAAGAGTTTGCACATTATTCTGAACTCAAGGATTCCTTCTCTGAGACCACATAATCATAGTGATGAACTATCATCAGCATCACGAGTGAGAAGGAGTGACAAATGGTTCAGCTTAGTACTAGGAGACCGCCCTGCGGCCTTAGATAATCTGAATTTCTGGCACAGATATTTAATGGATCCAATGATAATTGACATCATCGTTGTTCAAAGAGGACTAGATTCTTCAGCTGCCGGGGCATCTGTTGAGACGGTCATAGAGAGGTGGGTTGTCCAATATGAATCTCTTCCGACAGTGGCTGCTCAAGCTGGTGAAATTTCTTCTACATCTTACAAGAAGACGTACAAAAAGTCAATCATACTTCTACGTTCCCTATATTCAACAATGAGGCTTCTCCCGGTGTCTCGGATATTTCAGCAGCTGGGTTCATCAACTCAGACCTATGATTTTGATATTATCTACAAGGTTTCTTCATTTAGTAATCCATTTAGAAGGGAAGATGAGGAATGCATGAAGCGATACAGTTTTGCCCCTGTGGATGCTTTTCCTGGCCGCCTTTGTGTCTCTGTGGTATATCGTCCAACACTGTCGGATTTCAATCTCAGGCCTTCAACTTCATCGCCACCACACATAATTACAGATTATGTTGGCAGCTCTGCCACCGATCCTATGAGGGCGTTTCCCTCTTCTGAGAAGGGCTTCCATGCTACCTCCTTCCCACTGAGAAGAACTCAGTTACCTTCTTCTGCATCCTTTCAACGCCCGCACAGCTGGACAAGTGGCCTCCACAAAGCAGCTCCTTTTATGCAGAATCAACCCCTCAGTGTCTCTCCGCCTGCATCCCACACGTATTCTGTACCATTTGATTTACCTACTCCATCCCATGATGTTTGTGGTAGGAATAAGATTCAAGATTATAGACCTCCGGCTAATCAAAAGGCTACTAGTTTTGATGAGTATCAGCTTTCACCTCCTTTCTCGCTATCTCCATCACCATCTCCTCCATCTTACCTTCTCCGTGCTAATCATGTGCATACTCATTTACGCTCGGAGACTGCTCCTGTAACTATTCCTCTTCCAGCAACGGGCAGAGGCCCCAAATACCCTTCTCCCTATTCTTCTGACCCAAGTAGGCATTATCTCCCCCCTTTGTCCCCCAAAAGCACAAAGCATGACCATTCACCACAGGAGTCTCCATCTGGATATCGGTCGTTGAGGAAAGCAGAATCACCAAGGACTGGAGAAATATTTTCTGGGATGACAAATCATTATGCTGGTCAGAAG TTCCATACTATTTTGCTTCATAGGTGTCCAAGGACAGCAAAGATGATTCAGGGCCATTCTCAGGGTTGCTATCTTCTAGTGGCTCCCCACATATTGGATGTTCAAGAAGCTCTAGTAGATTATCGTTTGAGGATGACTTGGATGACTGTGACTTCTCATGTCCTTTTGTTGTTGATGATGTTGATGCATCAGATTGCCAAGCTGG
- the LOC131160002 gene encoding autophagy-related protein 13a isoform X4, with translation MDLHTNAQPESARMEQIVSQFFLKSLHIILNSRIPSLRPHNHSDELSSASRVRRSDKWFSLVLGDRPAALDNLNFWHRYLMDPMIIDIIVVQRGLDSSAAGASVETVIERWVVQYESLPTVAAQAGEISSTSYKKTYKKSIILLRSLYSTMRLLPVSRIFQQLGSSTQTYDFDIIYKVSSFSNPFRREDEECMKRYSFAPVDAFPGRLCVSVVYRPTLSDFNLRPSTSSPPHIITDYVGSSATDPMRAFPSSEKGFHATSFPLRRTQLPSSASFQRPHSWTSGLHKAAPFMQNQPLSVSPPASHTYSVPFDLPTPSHDVCGRNKIQDYRPPANQKATSFDEYQLSPPFSLSPSPSPPSYLLRANHVHTHLRSETAPVTIPLPATGRGPKYPSPYSSDPSRHYLPPLSPKSTKHDHSPQESPSGYRSLRKAESPRTGEIFSGMTNHYAGQKFHTILLHRCPRTAKMIQGHSQGCYLLVAPHILDVQEALVDYRLRMTWMTVTSHVLLLLMMLMHQIAKLV, from the exons ATGGATTTGCATACCAATGCTCAGCCTGAATCTGCACGAATGGAACAAATCGTTTCCCAGTTTTTTTTAAAGAGTTTGCACATTATTCTGAACTCAAGGATTCCTTCTCTGAGACCACATAATCATAGTGATGAACTATCATCAGCATCACGAGTGAGAAGGAGTGACAAATGGTTCAGCTTAGTACTAGGAGACCGCCCTGCGGCCTTAGATAATCTGAATTTCTGGCACAGATATTTAATGGATCCAATGATAATTGACATCATCGTTGTTCAAAGAGGACTAGATTCTTCAGCTGCCGGGGCATCTGTTGAGACGGTCATAGAGAGGTGGGTTGTCCAATATGAATCTCTTCCGACAGTGGCTGCTCAAGCTGGTGAAATTTCTTCTACATCTTACAAGAAGACGTACAAAAAGTCAATCATACTTCTACGTTCCCTATATTCAACAATGAGGCTTCTCCCGGTGTCTCGGATATTTCAGCAGCTGGGTTCATCAACTCAGACCTATGATTTTGATATTATCTACAAGGTTTCTTCATTTAGTAATCCATTTAGAAGGGAAGATGAGGAATGCATGAAGCGATACAGTTTTGCCCCTGTGGATGCTTTTCCTGGCCGCCTTTGTGTCTCTGTGGTATATCGTCCAACACTGTCGGATTTCAATCTCAGGCCTTCAACTTCATCGCCACCACACATAATTACAGATTATGTTGGCAGCTCTGCCACCGATCCTATGAGGGCGTTTCCCTCTTCTGAGAAGGGCTTCCATGCTACCTCCTTCCCACTGAGAAGAACTCAGTTACCTTCTTCTGCATCCTTTCAACGCCCGCACAGCTGGACAAGTGGCCTCCACAAAGCAGCTCCTTTTATGCAGAATCAACCCCTCAGTGTCTCTCCGCCTGCATCCCACACGTATTCTGTACCATTTGATTTACCTACTCCATCCCATGATGTTTGTGGTAGGAATAAGATTCAAGATTATAGACCTCCGGCTAATCAAAAGGCTACTAGTTTTGATGAGTATCAGCTTTCACCTCCTTTCTCGCTATCTCCATCACCATCTCCTCCATCTTACCTTCTCCGTGCTAATCATGTGCATACTCATTTACGCTCGGAGACTGCTCCTGTAACTATTCCTCTTCCAGCAACGGGCAGAGGCCCCAAATACCCTTCTCCCTATTCTTCTGACCCAAGTAGGCATTATCTCCCCCCTTTGTCCCCCAAAAGCACAAAGCATGACCATTCACCACAGGAGTCTCCATCTGGATATCGGTCGTTGAGGAAAGCAGAATCACCAAGGACTGGAGAAATATTTTCTGGGATGACAAATCATTATGCTGGTCAGAAG TTCCATACTATTTTGCTTCATAGGTGTCCAAGGACAGCAAAGATGATTCAGGGCCATTCTCAGGGTTGCTATCTTCTAGTGGCTCCCCACATATTGGATGTTCAAGAAGCTCTAGTAGATTATCGTTTGAGGATGACTTGGATGACTGTGACTTCTCATGTCCTTTTGTTGTTGATGATGTTGATGCATCAGATTGCCAAGCTGG